A genomic stretch from Falco cherrug isolate bFalChe1 chromosome 1, bFalChe1.pri, whole genome shotgun sequence includes:
- the C1H12orf76 gene encoding uncharacterized protein C12orf76 homolog, with translation MALAAARRWALAALALLAPGPAERSRPYAVLQKQNLVLLGSILSALLLTIILMAVCVYKPVRRR, from the exons ATGGcgctggcggcggcgcggcgctggGCACTGGCGGCACTGGCGCTGCtggccccgggcccggccgaGCGCAGCCGGCCCTACGCCgtgctgcagaagcagaaccTGG tgctgctgggcagcatccTCAGCGCCCTGCTGCTCACCATCATCCTCATGGCCGTCTGCGTCTACAAGCCAGTCCGGCGGCGGTAG